Proteins encoded together in one Bacteroidota bacterium window:
- a CDS encoding DNA-formamidopyrimidine glycosylase family protein: MPELPDITVYIEALEARILDKPLEKIRITSPFLLRSFDPPISEAEGKQVTGLRRIGKQIVWELENELFLVFHLMIAGRFHWKARGAKAGGKINLAAFDFPNGTLLMTEASTKKRASLTLVKGKSALARFDRGGVEVLSASEREFSAALRKENHTLKRTLTDPRLFSGIGNAYSDEILHRARLSPLRLTQSMGDEEISRLFSAVKETMEEWIGRLRAGTSFPEKVTAFRPEMAVHGKFGKPCPVCGTSVQRIVYTENECDYCPRCQTGGKLLADRSLSRLLKADWPKTIEELESDVRLNPGKSGMPAGPNG; encoded by the coding sequence ATGCCTGAACTCCCGGATATCACGGTCTACATCGAAGCTCTCGAAGCCCGGATTCTCGACAAGCCCCTGGAGAAAATCCGAATCACAAGTCCATTCCTTCTCCGGAGCTTCGATCCGCCGATCTCGGAGGCAGAGGGGAAGCAGGTGACGGGCCTTCGCCGGATCGGGAAGCAGATTGTGTGGGAGCTCGAGAACGAACTCTTCCTTGTCTTCCACCTCATGATCGCCGGCCGGTTTCACTGGAAGGCCCGCGGGGCGAAGGCCGGGGGGAAAATCAACCTCGCCGCGTTCGATTTTCCAAACGGGACTCTTCTCATGACGGAGGCGAGCACCAAAAAGCGCGCCTCACTCACGCTTGTGAAAGGCAAGTCCGCACTGGCGCGGTTCGACCGCGGGGGAGTGGAGGTGCTGTCCGCTTCGGAGAGGGAATTCAGCGCCGCGCTCCGCAAAGAGAACCATACGCTTAAGCGGACGCTCACTGATCCGAGACTCTTCAGCGGAATCGGAAACGCTTACTCCGACGAGATACTCCATCGGGCACGATTATCCCCTCTTCGCTTAACCCAAAGCATGGGCGATGAGGAAATCTCCCGACTATTCAGTGCCGTGAAGGAAACGATGGAGGAATGGATCGGGAGGCTGAGGGCGGGCACGTCATTCCCGGAGAAAGTCACCGCATTTCGCCCGGAGATGGCTGTGCACGGAAAGTTCGGAAAACCCTGTCCCGTTTGCGGAACGAGCGTCCAGCGAATCGTCTACACAGAAAACGAGTGCGACTACTGCCCGAGGTGCCAGACAGGAGGAAAGTTGCTCGCGGACAGATCGCTCTCCCGTCTTCTGAAGGCCGATTGGCCGAAAACCATCGAGGAATTGGAATCGGATGTCCGGCTTAACCCGGGGAAAAGTGGGATGCCGGCCGGGCCGAACGGGTAA
- a CDS encoding protein kinase, translating to MIGQTISHYKILEKLGEGGMGVVYKAEDLKLKRIVALKFLPQHLTSTEDLRARFQQEAQAAATLNHPNICTIHAIEEHDGQQFIDMEFVDGETMRNKLPIQRVGDAVSYAIQIGEALTEAHSKGIVHRDIKADNVMVNSKNQIKVMDFGLAKLKGSMKLTRASSTVGTLAYMAPEQISGGSVDARSDIFSFGVVLYEMLTGQTPFRGEHEAALVYSIVNEEPEPLTRYLPEAPSELLHVVNRALEKDPEERYQTVHDMVIDLRRLKKESTKVSRVMPVRPAQVSTASAPVAAALETPDTRPEDSSRKMLWAGLGAAAIVLAIGAYLFIFKRAEPPPPAAVNPNMTLRVLQIPFTQVNYPGLSPDGNWAAFPAVDPNGKWDVYFMNTAGGEARRVTTDSSLFTQQADVSPDGSQITYDRVDSKALKLASFVVSSLGGVSRKLAEGGVTPRWRPDGVRIGYLKIPVSASGTASGKQEIWSVRADGGDNKLEFVDTVSTLGRYSFSWSPDGGSIAWLRSYPEGYQEVFTRNLASGKEERLTSDKQNIDEVCWTRQNEIVFSSNKSGNTNLWLVPASGGNAVQLTKGGGPDIGMKVSTDGKKLLYLQQQQIGHIWTSNIDGSNARQVTFDDRQIGSATFSPDRSQILFDINDADPLKQTRSVNLMSRTGENRREITRGEGVTSNPQFSPDGKWILFLSRAESASRDSVGLYLIESENLGSPRFVGRGGRFVWLNAREFVLGTDSRSMRMSVDGSAPKQIFEDSTFAIPILKGTYILYADVHKARQGIWITPTPGLKSASSKPKKLFTFADQIALGPDGTFMLQIKDVGEIWKVTLPDGKQERIPATFPGASVASNLSISDDGKEIVYIDFRYSAKLVMIENLH from the coding sequence ATGATCGGACAGACTATCTCTCATTATAAGATCCTCGAGAAGCTCGGTGAAGGCGGCATGGGCGTCGTCTATAAGGCCGAGGATCTCAAGCTGAAGCGGATTGTCGCCCTCAAGTTCCTTCCCCAGCATCTGACTTCCACCGAAGACCTGCGAGCGCGCTTTCAGCAGGAGGCGCAGGCAGCCGCCACGCTGAACCATCCGAATATCTGCACGATCCACGCCATCGAGGAGCATGATGGGCAGCAATTCATCGATATGGAATTCGTCGACGGCGAGACGATGAGGAATAAGCTTCCGATTCAACGGGTCGGAGATGCCGTCTCGTACGCCATTCAGATCGGAGAAGCCCTGACCGAAGCACACAGCAAGGGGATCGTCCACCGCGACATCAAGGCGGACAACGTGATGGTCAACTCCAAGAACCAGATCAAGGTCATGGATTTCGGGTTGGCAAAACTGAAGGGCTCGATGAAGCTCACACGGGCTTCGAGCACCGTCGGCACGCTTGCCTATATGGCTCCGGAACAGATCTCGGGCGGGTCGGTGGACGCGCGATCGGACATCTTTTCGTTTGGCGTTGTGCTCTATGAGATGCTCACCGGACAGACGCCGTTCCGGGGGGAGCACGAGGCGGCGCTGGTCTACTCCATTGTGAACGAGGAACCCGAGCCCCTCACGCGCTACTTGCCCGAGGCTCCGTCAGAGCTTCTCCATGTCGTCAACCGGGCGTTGGAAAAGGACCCCGAGGAGCGGTATCAAACCGTCCACGACATGGTCATCGATTTGCGGCGGCTCAAGAAAGAGTCGACGAAAGTATCGCGGGTAATGCCGGTCCGGCCTGCTCAGGTATCGACGGCCTCCGCCCCTGTCGCCGCGGCCCTTGAAACTCCCGACACCCGGCCGGAGGACTCATCGCGGAAAATGCTCTGGGCGGGATTAGGTGCCGCGGCGATCGTCCTTGCCATCGGGGCGTATCTGTTCATTTTCAAACGCGCCGAACCGCCTCCACCTGCGGCCGTGAATCCAAATATGACGCTGCGCGTCCTGCAAATACCCTTTACTCAAGTCAACTATCCCGGACTTTCGCCCGACGGCAATTGGGCCGCCTTCCCCGCCGTCGACCCAAACGGAAAATGGGATGTATACTTTATGAACACGGCAGGCGGCGAAGCCCGGCGCGTTACGACCGATTCGAGCCTGTTCACCCAACAGGCCGATGTCTCTCCTGATGGAAGTCAGATCACGTACGATCGGGTCGATTCGAAGGCCCTCAAGCTTGCCTCATTTGTTGTCTCGTCGCTCGGGGGAGTGAGCAGGAAATTGGCCGAAGGCGGAGTCACCCCCCGCTGGCGGCCCGATGGAGTGCGCATCGGATACCTGAAGATCCCCGTCAGCGCCTCCGGGACGGCTTCAGGAAAACAGGAAATCTGGAGCGTCCGGGCGGACGGAGGCGATAACAAACTCGAATTTGTGGATACTGTTTCCACGCTGGGACGGTACTCGTTCTCGTGGTCGCCCGACGGCGGGTCGATCGCATGGCTCCGGTCGTACCCGGAAGGATACCAGGAAGTGTTTACCCGCAACCTCGCGAGCGGCAAGGAAGAGCGATTGACTTCCGACAAGCAGAACATCGATGAGGTGTGCTGGACGCGCCAGAATGAGATTGTGTTTTCCTCCAACAAATCCGGAAATACGAACCTGTGGCTGGTTCCGGCCTCGGGCGGAAACGCCGTGCAATTGACCAAGGGGGGCGGCCCCGATATCGGAATGAAAGTTTCCACCGACGGAAAAAAACTGCTCTACCTTCAGCAGCAGCAAATCGGGCATATCTGGACCTCGAACATCGACGGCAGCAACGCGCGCCAGGTGACATTTGATGACCGCCAAATCGGTTCGGCGACTTTTTCACCGGACAGGAGCCAGATACTGTTTGATATCAATGACGCCGATCCGCTGAAGCAAACCCGGTCCGTTAATCTCATGTCCCGCACGGGAGAGAACCGGCGGGAGATAACCCGGGGCGAGGGCGTTACCAGCAATCCCCAATTCTCTCCGGATGGAAAGTGGATCCTTTTCCTGTCAAGGGCGGAGAGCGCGTCCAGGGACTCTGTCGGGCTCTATCTGATCGAATCGGAGAACCTGGGCTCCCCGAGGTTTGTCGGCCGCGGGGGTAGATTTGTGTGGCTGAACGCAAGAGAATTTGTGCTCGGGACTGATTCGAGGTCGATGCGGATGTCTGTGGACGGATCGGCGCCGAAGCAAATTTTCGAAGATTCGACATTTGCCATCCCCATCCTGAAGGGAACGTACATCCTTTATGCAGACGTTCACAAGGCCCGTCAGGGAATCTGGATCACACCGACTCCGGGCCTCAAGAGCGCATCATCAAAACCCAAAAAGCTTTTTACCTTCGCCGATCAAATTGCCCTTGGGCCTGACGGAACATTCATGCTCCAAATAAAGGATGTCGGCGAGATCTGGAAAGTGACGCTCCCCGACGGAAAACAGGAGCGGATTCCCGCCACCTTTCCCGGAGCGAGCGTAGCTTCAAATCTGAGCATCAGCGACGACGGAAAAGAGATCGTCTATATCGATTTCCGGTACAGCGCGAAACTGGTCATGATCGAAAACCTGCATTAA
- a CDS encoding FlgD immunoglobulin-like domain containing protein, with amino-acid sequence MITNLKTMFQQRSSIYTALALVAFILVPDLAHSSGNSTKVLPNPILFVTQVPIPSDTGTITTVFANHLATTKSCGRGGDLCILYPDGTLKNLTFLAGYGKSGSQDTTGIAVREPSVHWSGTKALFSMVVGAPTSQSDPTVFYWQIYEVTGLGELQTPVITKVPFQPATYNNTNPIYGTDDRIIFSSDRPRNGASYLYPQFDEYRGELSNTGLWNLDPSSGGLFLVDHSPSGDFRPFIDSYGRVIFSRWDHLQRDGNADVDVMDGNRFGSFNFSDESAGASVLQNDRTEFYPEPQARRTDLLMGTNIIGFEFNHFIPWQIYEDGTSGETMNHVGRHDLNVAFGKSFNDDPNLVNFSPSPSRTNQNSINNMVQLIEDPTSPGTYYGIDCLENGQHGSGQIITLAGAPSLDAQDMYVTFITDRSTAFYLPEGGTPNATYTGHYRNPLPLSDGTLLSVHTTENHADKNLGTYSNPVSRYAFRIKTMQVRTGSILMANLPVTPGISKSVSYWSDSGLVSFSGNLWELDPVEVTSRTKPTTRFSAIAPPELQVMSEEGVDPEVLKSYLIQHNLAILVSRNITNRNTDDHQQPFFLKVHNSPTQSPNPTGKVYDVSHLQIMEADYRRGYGLVNGDTIPRPGRRVLATPLNDTSVHNPPNPTGPPGSVQIGSDGSLAALVPAHRALAWQLVDSNAVSVVRERFWVTFQPGEIRTCASCHGSNGEAAVPKQIIPQNEPEALHTLLQYWKDSLTVAPPGTFQYTLSSSWNMISLPMNVSDGRANVLFPSATSRAFTYAGGYLRKDTLIPGSGYWIKFGAGHLANIPGTLLTEDSIALGAGWNMVGSIGTPVAVSAVTSNPPGLTTSPFFGYGGGAYFVADSIRPGQAYWLKTSAPGMLYLASSAASPRSARIRIVPTNEAPPPSPEQGANIPKEFSLAQNFPNPFNPSTEIKYTLPVDAGVVVRVYDLLGQEIRTLVSETQPAGYKSVRWDSRNNAGADIPSGVYFYRLEARGTSGPRKDFVEVRKMVLIR; translated from the coding sequence TTGATCACAAACCTGAAAACCATGTTTCAACAACGGTCGTCGATCTATACGGCACTGGCTCTTGTCGCTTTCATTTTGGTTCCCGATTTGGCACACAGCTCCGGAAATTCCACGAAAGTGCTTCCGAACCCGATTCTTTTTGTCACACAGGTGCCGATCCCCTCGGACACTGGGACGATCACAACGGTCTTCGCAAATCACCTTGCAACCACGAAATCATGCGGCCGTGGCGGCGATCTCTGTATCCTCTATCCGGACGGTACGCTCAAGAATCTCACCTTCCTCGCCGGATATGGAAAATCGGGCTCGCAGGACACGACCGGGATCGCGGTCCGCGAGCCGTCCGTCCACTGGAGCGGCACGAAAGCGCTCTTCAGCATGGTTGTGGGCGCTCCGACGTCGCAGTCTGATCCCACGGTCTTCTACTGGCAGATCTACGAGGTCACCGGTCTCGGTGAACTCCAGACACCGGTGATTACAAAAGTGCCCTTCCAACCGGCAACCTATAACAATACGAATCCGATCTACGGGACCGACGACCGCATCATCTTCTCTTCGGACCGCCCGCGGAACGGAGCCTCGTATCTCTATCCTCAGTTCGACGAGTACCGCGGCGAGCTCTCGAATACCGGCTTATGGAACCTGGATCCGTCGAGCGGCGGCCTCTTCCTTGTTGACCATTCCCCCTCCGGCGACTTTAGGCCGTTCATCGACAGTTACGGGAGGGTGATTTTCTCCCGGTGGGACCATCTCCAGCGCGACGGCAATGCCGACGTCGATGTGATGGACGGAAACAGGTTCGGCTCGTTCAATTTTTCCGACGAATCGGCGGGCGCCTCCGTCCTGCAAAATGACAGGACTGAATTCTACCCGGAACCGCAAGCGAGGCGGACCGACCTTCTGATGGGAACGAACATCATCGGTTTCGAATTCAATCATTTCATACCGTGGCAGATCTACGAAGACGGCACGAGCGGCGAAACGATGAACCATGTCGGACGGCACGATTTGAACGTTGCGTTCGGAAAGAGCTTTAACGACGACCCGAACCTTGTCAATTTCAGCCCGAGTCCCAGCCGGACAAACCAGAACAGCATCAACAATATGGTGCAGCTCATCGAGGACCCGACCTCCCCCGGCACGTACTACGGGATTGACTGCCTGGAGAACGGCCAGCACGGCTCGGGGCAGATTATTACGCTCGCCGGGGCGCCAAGTTTGGACGCGCAGGATATGTATGTTACGTTTATCACGGACCGTTCCACCGCGTTCTACCTGCCGGAGGGCGGCACGCCGAACGCAACCTACACCGGGCATTATCGCAACCCGCTTCCGCTCTCCGACGGAACCCTCCTCTCGGTCCATACGACCGAAAATCATGCGGACAAGAACCTGGGCACCTATTCGAATCCGGTTTCGCGCTATGCATTCCGCATCAAGACGATGCAGGTTCGCACCGGAAGCATCCTGATGGCAAACCTTCCCGTCACGCCCGGGATCTCCAAGTCGGTGAGCTATTGGAGCGACAGCGGACTTGTCTCCTTCTCGGGAAATCTGTGGGAACTGGACCCGGTCGAGGTCACGTCCAGGACGAAGCCGACGACAAGGTTTTCGGCGATCGCTCCTCCCGAGCTTCAGGTGATGTCGGAAGAAGGCGTCGACCCCGAAGTGCTCAAGAGCTATTTGATCCAGCACAACCTTGCGATCCTCGTCAGCAGGAATATCACCAACCGGAATACCGACGACCATCAGCAGCCCTTCTTCCTGAAGGTGCACAATTCCCCGACGCAGTCGCCCAATCCCACCGGCAAGGTGTACGATGTTTCTCATCTCCAGATCATGGAAGCGGATTACCGGAGGGGATACGGGCTCGTCAACGGGGACACCATCCCCAGACCGGGGCGGCGCGTCCTGGCGACGCCGTTGAACGATACATCGGTTCATAATCCGCCGAATCCCACCGGGCCTCCCGGAAGCGTTCAGATCGGCTCCGACGGATCGTTGGCGGCACTCGTGCCCGCGCACCGGGCGCTCGCCTGGCAACTCGTGGACTCCAATGCGGTGAGCGTTGTGCGCGAACGCTTCTGGGTCACCTTCCAGCCCGGCGAGATCCGGACATGCGCGTCTTGCCATGGATCAAACGGCGAAGCCGCGGTCCCAAAACAAATCATTCCTCAGAACGAGCCGGAAGCCTTACATACGCTCCTCCAGTACTGGAAAGACTCTCTGACCGTTGCGCCTCCGGGCACGTTCCAATATACGCTCTCGAGCTCATGGAACATGATTTCCCTCCCGATGAATGTCTCCGACGGCAGGGCGAACGTTTTGTTTCCTTCGGCAACTTCCCGCGCGTTCACCTACGCCGGTGGATACCTCCGGAAGGACACACTCATACCCGGGAGCGGTTATTGGATAAAGTTCGGAGCAGGGCACCTCGCCAACATCCCCGGCACGCTGCTTACGGAGGATTCAATTGCCCTCGGAGCAGGATGGAATATGGTCGGTTCGATCGGGACCCCGGTGGCCGTATCCGCCGTCACCAGCAATCCTCCGGGATTGACGACCTCTCCGTTCTTCGGCTATGGGGGCGGCGCCTATTTTGTGGCGGACTCCATCCGGCCCGGACAGGCGTACTGGCTGAAAACCAGCGCGCCGGGCATGCTCTACCTTGCCTCCTCGGCCGCATCTCCCCGGAGCGCGCGAATCCGGATCGTGCCGACGAACGAAGCCCCGCCCCCATCGCCGGAGCAGGGTGCGAACATACCGAAGGAATTTTCTCTCGCGCAGAATTTTCCGAATCCTTTCAATCCCTCCACCGAGATCAAGTACACTCTCCCGGTGGATGCGGGGGTGGTCGTCAGGGTTTATGACCTCCTCGGACAGGAAATCCGCACGCTCGTGAGTGAGACTCAACCCGCCGGGTACAAGAGCGTCCGCTGGGACTCGCGCAACAATGCCGGCGCCGATATTCCAAGCGGCGTCTATTTTTACCGGCTTGAGGCGAGAGGCACTTCGGGGCCCCGCAAGGATTTTGTCGAGGTGCGAAAAATGGTGCTGATCCGGTAA